The segment tgattgtcaaataattaatttaaggagaactataacttaattaataagATTAGCTGgaaggagggaacactaattaattaaataatgtgtaattatttaattaaaagaatactcacgatagctaaattcaattaataaaattaatgaagagggaaaaactaaaacattaattataaattaaagatACATTTAAATTTCAATCCTATAAACATTGAACAACAATACTAACAATACCCTTAATCATTATGTCATTTCATTTTAAAATAGATTAGGGGAAAAGTCCTAGTTACCGCCCATGTTCCATTGACCATTCACTCCTTGCTCACCCAACATTCCAATTAtcaactttaaagaaaccaaaataaTGATAACTAAGACCCATTCATATTTTTTACATGTACTACTAGTTGCTTATTGTACCCAAGCTGTGTgcacacatacatataaatatatataaatttaatttatattattttaaacatATATAAAAGAATAATACTACTTATAAAATATAGAAGTAATATTATTGATATAAATAGATGCATTGTTTTATATAACATATATGTGCAtggtattattttttatattttatacatatatgatataacatatttttaaatataaaagtaaaataattttaatttgaaatatatatattctttttatgaAATAtgttaaagatatatatatatatatagattttcaCATTAAAAATGTATAAAATAGGTTtgcaattaataaaataaaattagtaaATCTTTATTGGAAGAAGATCAATTCTAGATATTTCTCCATATGTTAAtaattctaaattatatatataaataatattaatatatctatttctttaaaaatattaaatatgtaaattatttttaaaatatagattaactatttttaaaattattttataattttcttaaaaaagattttaaatattttttaaaactaattttCTATCAATATGAAGGAAAAATTAATTTGTGAAAGTCTAATTTTAGACATATATGTAATAGAATTTAGTGTTACTTGGATAAAAGATTAAATTTATATGATATATATGCAATATTATTGTTTATAATAttatatgttattatatattaaaaatataaataaaataaaatattttttataaatatatctatttatgtATTGTTTGTGAATTGTTTTATATAAAATGTGTAAAAGTTATTTTCTTAAACAtagatataaattaattttaaagattaattaaagtttaaattttaaaaactataaaatgattttaaaattaataaaataaaaaataaatacatttatatttaaaaatttcaattttagACATTTTATATAAGCTTTTTTATAATTAGATACGTTTATAGTGATTAGATAtggaatttttaaataaatatatctataaattttatattaaaaaatatcaatATATTTCTTTAAAAATACTAACGTacatatctaatttttttaatataaatttactAATTTTAAAATTATTGTATATAcacttttaaatatattttaaataatttttaaaactaAATTTGTAAGTTATAGTCCAGAAGTCCAAATAAGAAAAGAAATTATGAAAAGCTGTATCTATTAAACTCCGTATTCGATAGGATTTGAGGTACTGATTGAGGAAACGATAAGAGAAGAAGCAGCGAGAAGAATAATTATTTGACTATTGAAGAGGGAGGGAACATGGTTAATGCCAAGGAGGCGAAGCGGCAGCAAATCAGGCGTATTAAGCGGATTTTTAAAGAAGCGGATGAAATTAATGGGAAATTCAGCCGTATTTGGCGCCGTAAAATAGGGTACCTGTGTTCTGGGCTTCCTTTCTCAACATTGCTATCCGCCTTCCACAGGAGATATGGAAAGCCAGCGGGAATCACTCCAAATTCCCCTCCTCAACTACAACTGCAACTGCACCAAGGAGGAGCTGACAATAATGATTATTATAATCCTGATCTGGATGATGATGCAATGGAGGAAGTTTTACGAAGACTTACTTTTCCCTCATTGATGAGGGCCAAGAGCATTTGTAAAGCCTGGAATACGGTTATATCCGCACCAActttcaatctcctcaatgaggaaACTCATCATTTTCTGATTCAGCAAATGGTGCAGGGATTCCAAGGAATTGCCTTCTTCAGTAGCGCACTCAACCGCTGGTTTCAAATCCCTTTACTACCGTGGAAGACATGCAGTTGGCACTACAACAAGCGTTATTACCCTGGCCCGAAACAGCTTTGCCTGTGCGGTGCAGCATCAGGGCTTTACCTCTTTCTTGATTGGGATGATGTCTTGTATCGTAACCCACCCGTCGTAATTAATCCTGTAACCAAACAGCGCAGGGAATTTCCTCCTCTTCCACTCCACTGTAGCTTGACGCCCGGAATGGCCGTGGAACTCATAGTCCAGTCTGGTCACTTTCAAATTATTACTTTAGGCTTTGAGATAAGCAGGCCAAGGGATTTGTGTACTCTACTATACAATTCCACTACAAATAAGTGGACAGAGGTGCCTG is part of the Cryptomeria japonica chromosome 10, Sugi_1.0, whole genome shotgun sequence genome and harbors:
- the LOC131858834 gene encoding uncharacterized protein LOC131858834, with amino-acid sequence MVNAKEAKRQQIRRIKRIFKEADEINGKFSRIWRRKIGYLCSGLPFSTLLSAFHRRYGKPAGITPNSPPQLQLQLHQGGADNNDYYNPDLDDDAMEEVLRRLTFPSLMRAKSICKAWNTVISAPTFNLLNEETHHFLIQQMVQGFQGIAFFSSALNRWFQIPLLPWKTCSWHYNKRYYPGPKQLCLCGAASGLYLFLDWDDVLYRNPPVVINPVTKQRREFPPLPLHCSLTPGMAVELIVQSGHFQIITLGFEISRPRDLCTLLYNSTTNKWTEVPATPAIHIHIRSFYEIHRWTSAVHNGVVYFTNNYGRHLGCYHISCREFQFREVEGGLHPQMNSYDHVKNMHALLPSLVVCSGKLLLVGRLLKKAEERSILGRFPLIKHTLVGIRELDNSNEWSWSLISITPQGLLKDTVESSDGSDFLVAAASGKIWLTIQGSLNMMCLDLSSMEWSVLPGCPAEDLVDCFPRKAVCGTLSIHDKLSLFD